In one Rutidosis leptorrhynchoides isolate AG116_Rl617_1_P2 chromosome 8, CSIRO_AGI_Rlap_v1, whole genome shotgun sequence genomic region, the following are encoded:
- the LOC139861875 gene encoding uncharacterized protein, whose translation MAFNLSKFMDKVYLIAEGGSRYCSKKTDDICGDFCDEDSGKSSTISRVRCILRGLDLKMLIFLFVLVPTVIFGLYVHGQKISYFLRPLWESPPKPFHEIPHYYHENVSMENLCKLHGWRTREFPRRVFDAVLFSNEVDLLKIRWHELYPYITEFVLLESNSTFSGVPKPLVFSGHRDEFKFVENRLTYGMIPGRFKKGENPFVEEAYQRLALDYLLKKAGIEDDDLLIMSDVDEIPSRHTINLLRWCDDIPQVLHLRLKNYLYSFEFFLDNHSWRASVHRYKSGETTYAHFRQSDVILADAGWHCSFCFRRINDFIFKMKAYSHNDRVRFNKFLNPDRVQKVICKGSDLFDMIPEEYTFKEIIGKMGPIPHSYSAVHLPAYLLENANDYRFLLPGNCVRESG comes from the exons ATGGCGTTCAATTTATCAAAATTTATGGATAAAGTTTATTTGATTGCTGAAGGGGGATCTCGTTATTGTTCTAAGAAAACTGATGATATTTGCGGTGATTTTTGCGAtgag GATTCAGGGAAATCTTCTACTATATCAAGAGTGAGGTGCATTCTTCGTGGTTTGGATTTAAAAATGCTAATATTTCTATTCGTATTAGTCCCAACCGTTATCTTTGGATTATACGTACATGGTCAAAAAATATCCTACTTTTTACGACCGTTATGGGAATCACCACCAAAACCGTTTCACGAAATCCCACATTATTATCACGAAAACGTATCAATGGAGAATCTTTGTAAGCTTCATGGATGGAGAACTCGCGAGTTCCCAAGACGGGTTTTTGATGCCGTTTTATTTAGTAATGAAGTTGATCTCCTTAAAATAAGATGGCATGAATTATACCCTTACATTACTGAATTTGTACTCCTTGAATCAAACTCGACGTTTTCTGGTGTTCCTAAACCTCTAGTGTTTTCGGGCCATCGTGATGAGTTTAAATTTGTGGAGAATAGGTTAACTTATGGGATGATCCCGGGAAGATTTAAAAAAGGCGAAAACCCGTTTGTTGAAGAAGCTTATCAACGATTAGCATTGGATTATCTTTTGAAAAAAGCGGGGATTGAAGATGATGATTTGTTAATCATGTCGGATGTTGATGAGATTCCAAGTAGACATACGATTAATCTTTTGAGATGGTGTGATGATATACCTCAAGTTCTTCATCTTCGGTTAAAAAATTATTTATATTCGTTTGAGTTTTTTTTGGATAATCATAGTTGGAGGGCGTCAGTTCATCGATATAAATCAGGAGAAACGACGTACGCTCATTTTCGTCAATCGGATGTTATATTGGCGGATGCAGGGTGGCATTGTAGCTTTTGTTTTCGCCGTATAAATGATTTTATATTTAAAATGAAAGCTTATAGTCATAATGATAGAGTAAGGTTCAACAAGTTTTTGAACCCTGATAGGGTTCAGAAAGTTATATGCAAAGGGTCGGATCTTTTCGATATGATACCAGAAGAATATACATTTAAGGAAATTATCGGGAAAATGGGCCCCATTCCACATTCGTATTCGGCTGTTCATCTTCCTGCATATCTTCTTGAAAATGCAAATGATTATCGGTTTCTTTTGCCTGGGAACTGCGTAAGAGAAAGTGGCTGA
- the LOC139862700 gene encoding uncharacterized protein has product MFSIPVSPFTPHHSTSKKSIHPKPNIINHIKYKPDNVGVWVKIDRNNSNETVQPSINQVPKPDEFPDLNQSIRNPNIPTAARFNTSSNNIYQRFKSHENAKNLIKQYGSNSNQHSRDKPEPKNIISFLFFNFPDSWNSVKLWGLFKQFGDITEVYIPKKTLKNGKRFGFVRYRNIPEHLVDSMVRKLNMIVVDGMLLVVYKAHDRKLHNVSNTHPPVNKPCQNNHPPTNKFTDDRKFSEVTAPQAQNESNKSSGFEPKYLGGRDVMLIFDDKKLALDVLNTSKLNENRNPLGNWFDDIQPWDPDEYSYPGRLVWVEIKGVPFTCWFESTFNDIAKEWGEIIEQKNCSIDEKVHKIYLQERFSSLLDHLNPFTVVPLSITGLHLHMLLFLKSTNLRLSLTPWITNHQFGMMMYYLMIMLRTKNPSWMVTKYLKVMRHKNRQKTCSIPTALATTILAPKIYHLRMGRLCLTRRDLLPASFQKILMTLIRTLSLKIMVIMNMLFHQIMIMFRKRTQVMITYRPL; this is encoded by the exons ATGTTCTCAATACCTGTTTCACCGTTTACACCACATCACTCTACATCCAAAAAGTCGATTCACCCTAAACCCAACATAATCAATCACATCAAATATAAACCAGACAATGTTGGGGTATGGGTTAAAATTGATCGGAATAATAGCAACGAGACTGTCCAACCTTCGATTAATCAAGTCCCTAAGCCTGATGAATTCCCCGATCTGAACCAATCTATCAGGAACCCTAATATTCCCACAGCCGCCAGATTCAACACCTCATCTAACAACATCTACCAACGATTCAAATCCCATGAGAATGCAAAAAACCTGATCAAGCAATACGGATCTAATTCCAACCAGCATTCTCGTGATAAACCTGAACCAAAAAACATCATATCTTTCCTTTTTTTCAACTTTCCCGACTCCTGGAATTCTGTAAAACTATGGGGTCTGTTCAAACAATTTGGGGATATCACCGAAGTTTACATCCCAAAGAAAACGTTAAAAAATGGAAAACGCTTCGGTTTCGTCCGATACAGGAACATTCCGGAACATCTTGTTGATTCGATGGTGAGGAAACTCAATATGATTGTTGTTGATGGTATGCTTCTTGTAGTTTACAAAGCTCATGACAGAAAATTGCACAACGTGTCCAATACTCATCCTCCTGTGAACAAACCGTGTCAGAATAATCATCCGCCAACAAACAAGTTCACTGATGATCGCAAATTCTCCGAAGTCACTGCCCCTCAGGCTCAAAATGAATCGAACAAAAGCTCAG GATTTGAGCCTAAATACCTAGGTGGTCGTGATGTTATGCTTATCTTTGATGACAAAAAATTGGCTCTCGATGTTTTAAACACTAGCAAACTGAACGAAAATAGGAACCCCTTGGGGAATTGGTTTGATGACATCCAACCTTGGGATCCTGATGAATACTCCTATCCTGGGCGTTTAGTTTGGGTTGAAATCAAAGGGGTACCGTTTACATGTTGGTTTGAATCAACGTTCAATGACATTGCTAAAGAATGGGGTGAAATAATTGAACAAAAAAATTGTTCCATTGATGAGAAAGTTCACAAGATTTATCTTCAGGAAAGGTTCTCATCATTACTAGATCACTTGAACCCATTTACGGTCGTGCCCTTATCAATCACGGGTCTACATCTACATATGCTTTTGTTTCTGAAATCAACGAACCTACGATTGAGTTTAACTCCATGGATAACGAATCATCAGTTTGGGATGATGATGTACTATCTGATGATTATGCTTCGGACGAAGAATCCCTCATGGATGGTAACCAAATATTTGAAGGTTATGCGACACAAAAATCGCCAAAAAACATGTTCAATACCAACGGCACTAGCGACAACAATTCTGGCACCGAAAATATACCACCTTCGGATGGGTCGTCTTTGTCTAACTCGAAGAGATTTGCTGCCTGCAAGTTTCCAAAAAATCTTGATGACACTAATTCGAACTCTGAGCCTAAAGATAATGGTAATAATGAACATGTTGTTTCATCAGATTATGATCATGTTTCGGAAACGGACACAGGTGATGATAACTTATCGTCCCCTATAA